The region TTAGAAACAGAAAGATTATTCTTAAAAATGATCACGCTAGATGATGCAGAAGACATGTATCACAACTGGGCAAGTGATGAAGAAGTCACCAAACATTTAACATGGAAGCCGCATAACAGTATCGAGGTTACCATAGCTAGCATCTCAAGTTGGCAAAAAGAGCTGGAACAAGAAGATTGCTATCGCTGGTGTATAGAGTTAAAAGAAAACCAACAAGTCATCGGAACGATTGATGTGGTTCAGATAAACAACGATATTGAATCAGCTGTGATTGGGTATTGTATGTCTAAAAAGTATTGGAATAAAGGAATCATGACAGAAGCTTTTGTCGCTGTTAAAGACTTTTTGTTTGAACGTGTTGGATTTAATAGAATAGAAGCCAGTCACCATACTGAAAATCCTGGTTCGGGAAAGGTTATGGAAAAGGTTGGAATGAGTTTTGAAGGAATCAAAAGAGAGGGAGCAAAGGATAATGAAGGAAACCTTTGTGATATAGCAACGTACGCTATGCTTAAATCAGATTGGGAAAATGAGTACAATCAGATAGAGCGAAACGATTAACTTTTCTATCCTAAAAAGCGTCGTTCAAAAAGGTATGTGTAAAATAGTTCTCGAGATTCTATCATGTTTTACTGGCAAAAAGAGGTTCTTTATCGAATTGTGTTGGTCATGCTTAATAATGAAATTTCCTCCGGAATTTACGCGTCTGCTTGCAAGAGTCATGGGAACGACTGGAGCCTTACATGTCTCCAGCCTTTCAAGCCTCAAACGAAGCTTAACCGCTTCGTAATTCGCATTGAATCCTTTACATGGCTGCAAGGAGCCGCTATTCCTCCGAAAATTTCAAGTTGTGGAATAGACTCATTCTTCTTACCAACACTAAAAATAATAGAACCCAAAAAAGAAAGAAGGCGTTCTATCATAAATGTATGCTTGAGCGGCAAATACATAAATGAAAGAGGCCTTCTTATGAATAAGATTATATCAAAGGTTTACCAAATAATAAAGAAGTTAGCTTGAATATTAAATTTGTTTGTCCTACAATGAATAAGAGAGATAGAAAGAATTGAATAGCCTTGTTAGGTGAGGCTACTGTACTAGAGATATGCTGCTGCCCAGAAACGTCCAAAGACGCCAATGGGTTAACAGGAATTTTCGAATTAAGGAAATTTTTAACGCAGCTGGGATCGTCCCTATGCTGTACAGTGCTGAAACTCAATGAAGGGGTGCTGGTATTAAATCCGTTTTGATCAACTGTCTATCAGTTGTTTTGCGCGCTCTTCGAAGCGTGCTTTTTTTTATTTCTTTTTTAGTTAAATGGTAAATGAAAAACAACAAGAGAAAACTGTTTTTGTTATTAGCTTGTTTCATTACTATAAAGTTCTCTAGGGGGTGGTTCAAGTGGATTCTATTCCATCTTGTCGACAGATGAAAAAATCGAAAAGTTTTATTCATATAATGCAAAAACGAATACAAGAAGAAGGAGCACTTTTAATGAGCCTTCCTGAGAGGAATGATAGTAATGAAAAGAATGGATGACAGAAAAAACACCTATTATGAAGGAATCTTCAAAGCCGCAAAGGAAAACAACCGTAAAAAATTTCGTAAGCTATTTTTGAAACTTCATACAAATGATCAAGTTGAACTTTTTCACCTCTTATATCCTGAAAAGAGAAAAAAGTAGAGAGCTTTTTGGAACC is a window of Carnobacterium mobile DSM 4848 DNA encoding:
- a CDS encoding GNAT family N-acetyltransferase; the protein is MKHIGTQPLETERLFLKMITLDDAEDMYHNWASDEEVTKHLTWKPHNSIEVTIASISSWQKELEQEDCYRWCIELKENQQVIGTIDVVQINNDIESAVIGYCMSKKYWNKGIMTEAFVAVKDFLFERVGFNRIEASHHTENPGSGKVMEKVGMSFEGIKREGAKDNEGNLCDIATYAMLKSDWENEYNQIERND